In Aminivibrio sp., the following are encoded in one genomic region:
- a CDS encoding ATP-binding protein — protein sequence MSIREVVIISGKGGTGKTTLAASLAAVADERKILADADVDAPNLALLLHPAETHRDPFSGMSIADADGERCTGCGICESACRYDAIHVRDGKAVVDEGFCEGCRVCLFVCPERCISLKSIERGTIRRGDTALGPLWHARLNPGGENTGLMVALLREEARKEAERTGAPLIITDGPPGIGCPVTSSVTGADFAVIVSEPSRSALSDLRRAAELCGILTVPFGIVINRWNLSEKLTETIQTTCREQGWSLLGTVPFDERIAEAVGAGRIPVPEMGNALPALWGSIRKTGRLEQ from the coding sequence ATGAGCATCCGAGAGGTTGTGATCATCAGCGGCAAGGGCGGAACAGGAAAGACCACCCTGGCGGCCTCTCTCGCAGCCGTCGCGGATGAGAGGAAAATCCTTGCGGACGCCGACGTGGACGCGCCGAACCTGGCCCTTCTGTTGCATCCCGCAGAAACGCACCGTGATCCCTTTTCAGGCATGTCCATAGCTGACGCGGACGGTGAGCGGTGCACCGGGTGCGGGATCTGCGAATCGGCCTGCAGGTACGACGCGATCCATGTCCGGGACGGAAAGGCCGTCGTCGACGAAGGCTTTTGCGAGGGGTGCAGGGTGTGCCTTTTTGTGTGCCCTGAACGGTGCATTTCCCTGAAAAGTATCGAGCGGGGAACCATACGCCGGGGAGATACGGCCCTGGGGCCCCTGTGGCATGCCCGGCTGAATCCGGGCGGCGAGAACACCGGCCTGATGGTGGCCCTTCTGCGGGAGGAAGCCCGGAAGGAAGCGGAAAGAACCGGGGCACCGCTCATAATCACCGACGGGCCTCCGGGCATCGGCTGTCCGGTGACCTCGTCGGTAACGGGGGCCGATTTCGCGGTAATTGTTTCCGAGCCCTCCCGGTCCGCCCTGTCGGATCTCCGTCGGGCTGCGGAATTGTGCGGCATACTGACGGTGCCTTTCGGGATCGTGATCAACCGGTGGAACCTCTCGGAAAAGCTGACGGAAACGATACAAACGACGTGCAGGGAGCAAGGATGGTCCCTGCTCGGCACGGTTCCTTTCGACGAAAGAATCGCGGAGGCCGTAGGAGCAGGCCGCATACCCGTCCCCGAGATGGGGAACGCACTGCCGGCACTGTGGGGTTCAATACGAAAAACAGGGAGGCTGGAACAATGA